The following proteins are co-located in the Heliorestis convoluta genome:
- a CDS encoding helix-turn-helix transcriptional regulator → MFEDAQKISAVFADRTRFSIYQFIVNLSTQTCNVKEIAKEFSIHPNVARLHLSKLEEIGLLESDWDHQATPGRPGRVYKLCTKALSLTFPPRRYELLSHLLLESLYSYDDASDVLERIGYQYGKKLAQKVTAQESFLMSQSMDEETKKKYLIQILSAQGVSFMITKEGTQKVIRLTNCPFRELALEHSHLTCKLHQAIIAGLYESFFEPVQMTTLSRQSNNDTYCELLLSQEKP, encoded by the coding sequence TTGTTTGAAGATGCTCAAAAAATAAGTGCCGTATTTGCCGATAGAACTCGCTTTTCCATTTACCAGTTTATTGTCAATCTTTCTACGCAGACTTGCAACGTAAAAGAGATTGCCAAAGAGTTTTCGATTCACCCCAATGTAGCGCGCCTTCATTTATCAAAGCTAGAAGAAATCGGTCTGCTAGAGTCCGATTGGGATCACCAGGCTACACCAGGTCGTCCTGGACGGGTCTATAAGCTTTGTACAAAAGCGTTATCGCTTACTTTCCCGCCACGCAGGTACGAATTACTGTCCCATCTACTTTTAGAAAGTCTTTATAGTTATGATGATGCTTCCGATGTTTTAGAGCGAATTGGCTATCAATACGGCAAAAAGCTAGCGCAAAAAGTAACTGCCCAGGAGAGCTTTTTAATGTCTCAGTCCATGGATGAAGAGACAAAGAAAAAATATTTAATACAGATTCTTTCTGCACAAGGTGTAAGTTTTATGATAACCAAGGAAGGTACCCAGAAAGTAATTCGCCTTACAAACTGTCCTTTCCGGGAGTTGGCTTTGGAACATTCTCATCTAACTTGTAAGCTTCATCAAGCGATTATTGCAGGTCTCTATGAAAGCTTTTTCGAACCTGTTCAAATGACGACTTTGTCGAGACAATCTAACAATGATACATATTGTGAGCTTCTCTTGTCCCAAGAGAAACCATAA
- a CDS encoding amidase domain-containing protein encodes MKKKRVTFSLRDLIIATFPRKSSQAKSRQSLAKQSRYNREAAVAYAYRHWNNPNRAYPFFGDPGEGGDCTNFISQCLFAGGMPWVEGPLERFTWATYWWCKPGATDRDGDRRITLTWKVASAFHNHWSKRATDYSIHSPEEMIAQWPQWLEKLWRGDVIQLTLPEGRPYHTLLVVKKVEQDFHLAAHTYDTIDRSLYGTIQSFVGTGRKIMIYRI; translated from the coding sequence ATGAAGAAAAAGAGGGTAACCTTTTCTTTGCGAGACTTGATCATTGCCACTTTCCCTAGGAAATCATCACAAGCCAAGTCCCGTCAATCCTTAGCAAAACAATCTCGCTATAATCGAGAAGCTGCCGTTGCCTATGCTTATCGACATTGGAACAACCCCAATCGAGCCTATCCCTTTTTTGGCGATCCCGGTGAAGGTGGAGACTGTACCAACTTTATCTCTCAATGCCTTTTTGCCGGAGGGATGCCTTGGGTGGAAGGACCCTTAGAACGTTTTACTTGGGCCACATACTGGTGGTGTAAGCCTGGCGCTACGGACCGAGACGGCGATCGCCGAATTACTTTAACCTGGAAAGTCGCTTCTGCTTTTCATAATCACTGGTCTAAGCGTGCCACAGACTACAGCATTCATAGCCCTGAAGAGATGATCGCACAGTGGCCGCAGTGGTTGGAAAAGTTGTGGAGAGGCGATGTGATTCAGCTAACACTGCCGGAAGGACGACCTTATCATACTTTACTTGTTGTTAAGAAGGTAGAGCAAGATTTTCATTTGGCTGCTCATACCTACGATACCATTGATCGTTCACTCTATGGTACAATTCAATCTTTTGTAGGGACAGGACGCAAGATAATGATTTACAGAATTTGA
- the icd gene encoding isocitrate dehydrogenase (NADP(+)), which translates to MEVYAGEKAKDKCGEWLPEETVEAFKEFRVGIKGPLTTPVGGGFRSLNVTLRQVLDLYACVRPVRYFDGVPSPVREPEKVSMVIFRENTEDVYAGLEWQAGSEEAEKAVEFFRNELGVKILRDGTALGLKPMTDFGSKRLIRKAIQYAIQHKRKSVTLVHKGNIMKFTEGAFKDWGYELARDEFADQVITEDELWAKYEGKAPEGKIVLKDRIADNMFQQALIRPNEYDVLASPNLNGDYLSDALAAQVGGLGMAPGGNLSDEYAVFEATHGTAPKYAGLDKINPSSVILSGVMMLEHLGWQEAADLIIKGIEKAIQDKVVTYDLARGIEGANEVKTSQFAQAVVDRM; encoded by the coding sequence ATGGAAGTCTATGCTGGTGAGAAAGCAAAAGACAAATGTGGCGAGTGGCTCCCTGAAGAGACGGTAGAAGCATTTAAAGAGTTTCGTGTCGGGATCAAGGGTCCTTTAACAACACCTGTAGGAGGCGGTTTTCGCTCCCTGAACGTGACACTTCGCCAAGTTCTTGATCTCTATGCTTGCGTCCGTCCTGTGCGCTATTTTGATGGTGTTCCCAGTCCTGTAAGAGAGCCTGAAAAAGTAAGCATGGTTATTTTCCGTGAAAATACAGAAGACGTTTATGCTGGTTTGGAGTGGCAAGCCGGTTCTGAAGAAGCTGAAAAAGCCGTTGAATTTTTCCGCAACGAACTAGGCGTTAAAATTTTACGGGACGGCACAGCTTTGGGATTAAAGCCCATGACTGACTTTGGAAGTAAACGCCTCATTCGCAAAGCAATTCAATACGCCATTCAGCATAAGCGCAAAAGCGTAACCCTAGTTCACAAAGGCAACATTATGAAATTTACAGAAGGTGCTTTTAAAGACTGGGGCTATGAATTGGCTAGAGATGAATTTGCTGATCAAGTGATTACAGAAGATGAGCTCTGGGCGAAGTATGAAGGCAAAGCGCCTGAAGGCAAGATTGTCTTAAAAGATCGCATTGCCGATAACATGTTCCAGCAAGCTTTAATCCGCCCTAACGAGTATGACGTACTTGCTTCTCCCAACTTAAATGGTGACTACTTATCTGACGCTCTAGCCGCTCAAGTAGGAGGCCTTGGTATGGCACCCGGCGGCAACCTTTCTGACGAATATGCTGTTTTTGAAGCAACCCATGGCACAGCACCGAAATATGCAGGTCTCGACAAAATTAACCCCAGTTCTGTCATTCTTTCCGGTGTCATGATGTTAGAGCACCTAGGGTGGCAAGAAGCGGCCGATCTCATCATTAAAGGGATTGAAAAAGCCATTCAGGACAAAGTGGTGACCTATGACCTGGCTCGCGGTATTGAAGGCGCCAATGAAGTAAAAACTTCTCAATTTGCACAAGCTGTAGTAGATCGGATGTAA
- a CDS encoding NAD(P)-binding domain-containing protein codes for MEKREERVALLGAGRLGALIVKRLPKEVELLVIDKEEEVARNVASMTAASYSTSIEDVQEATVAILTLPAPIVIPVLQELQSKGIGNNTLFINMATTITAEKIKSAGIDLPVVGVKVIGHFREMELGEEGLLVIDATEKERYQRIAELLKDLAPSVPGPADQVAFVNSVAAEEGIRAALRVEKRLRQAGVPEEWIAVALRVPTAGTMKAYSINDLGPFARELVQRIGPSLKEL; via the coding sequence TTGGAAAAGAGAGAGGAAAGAGTTGCTCTTTTAGGTGCTGGACGACTGGGTGCTCTTATTGTAAAACGCCTACCCAAAGAAGTAGAGCTGCTTGTCATTGATAAAGAAGAAGAAGTCGCTCGTAATGTCGCCAGCATGACGGCTGCTTCTTATAGTACTTCGATAGAGGATGTACAAGAGGCAACAGTAGCCATTCTTACATTGCCAGCACCCATTGTCATCCCTGTATTACAGGAACTACAATCAAAAGGCATTGGCAACAACACCCTCTTTATCAATATGGCAACAACGATAACAGCAGAAAAAATAAAAAGTGCAGGCATTGATTTGCCCGTTGTCGGTGTAAAAGTCATCGGACACTTTCGTGAAATGGAATTAGGAGAAGAAGGACTGCTCGTCATAGATGCAACAGAAAAGGAAAGGTACCAGCGCATTGCAGAGCTACTCAAAGACCTTGCACCTTCTGTTCCGGGTCCTGCTGATCAAGTTGCCTTCGTGAACAGTGTAGCTGCCGAAGAAGGAATTCGGGCAGCACTTCGTGTTGAGAAGAGACTTCGTCAAGCAGGCGTTCCAGAAGAGTGGATTGCTGTAGCACTTCGAGTCCCTACAGCAGGCACCATGAAAGCATACTCTATCAATGATTTAGGCCCTTTTGCACGAGAACTGGTACAACGAATAGGCCCTTCTTTAAAAGAACTATAA
- a CDS encoding DUF1540 domain-containing protein: protein MTQQHIHCTVDNCHYWAQGNKCVANEILVASDQLGADQPDRIDATTAQNLNPTPVNTCMSTCCKSFVAGNSPNTNVDGIKKQ, encoded by the coding sequence ATGACACAACAACACATCCATTGCACTGTTGATAATTGTCATTACTGGGCCCAAGGTAACAAGTGTGTGGCCAATGAAATTCTCGTAGCTTCTGATCAATTGGGTGCCGATCAACCGGATCGGATTGATGCAACGACAGCACAAAATCTTAACCCCACGCCGGTAAATACTTGTATGTCAACCTGCTGTAAATCTTTCGTGGCAGGCAATTCTCCCAACACCAATGTTGATGGTATTAAAAAGCAGTAG
- the mdh gene encoding malate dehydrogenase, with the protein MARKKITIIGAGNVGATCAHWAAAKELGDIVLLDVAEGIPQGKGLDLMQASPVEGFDCYIKGTNDYADTANSDVVVITAGIARKPGMSRDDLVATNSKIMADCASKAAQVSPNAHLIVVSNPLDAMTYVAYKCSGFPANRVYGMSGVLDTARFKTFIAMEVGCSVEDVTTFVLGGHGDDMVPLVSYTFVGGIPIRQLLPEEKIQAMVDRARKGGAEIVNYLKTGSAYYAPAASTVQMVEAVLKDKKRILPVAALLQGDYGYEGLFTSVPVMLGANGIEKIFEIELTEEEKELFAKSVQSVRSVMAITGY; encoded by the coding sequence ATGGCTCGCAAAAAGATTACCATCATCGGTGCCGGTAATGTAGGTGCTACATGCGCCCACTGGGCTGCTGCCAAAGAGCTTGGGGACATTGTTTTGCTCGATGTTGCAGAAGGCATCCCTCAAGGAAAAGGTCTCGATTTGATGCAGGCTTCTCCTGTAGAGGGCTTTGACTGCTACATTAAAGGTACCAATGATTATGCTGACACTGCCAACTCTGACGTAGTTGTTATTACAGCTGGTATTGCTCGTAAGCCAGGCATGAGCCGTGACGACCTCGTGGCAACAAACAGCAAGATTATGGCTGATTGTGCTAGCAAAGCAGCGCAGGTATCACCGAATGCCCATCTCATTGTAGTCTCTAACCCTCTTGATGCCATGACCTATGTGGCTTATAAATGCTCTGGCTTTCCAGCCAATCGCGTTTACGGCATGTCAGGCGTCTTAGACACAGCTCGCTTCAAAACCTTTATTGCCATGGAAGTGGGTTGTTCTGTGGAAGATGTAACGACTTTCGTTCTAGGTGGCCATGGTGATGACATGGTGCCTTTGGTAAGTTACACTTTTGTAGGAGGCATCCCCATTCGCCAGTTGCTTCCAGAAGAAAAAATTCAAGCCATGGTAGATCGAGCGCGCAAAGGCGGCGCTGAGATTGTCAACTATCTGAAGACCGGTTCCGCGTACTATGCACCAGCTGCATCAACCGTACAGATGGTCGAAGCCGTCTTAAAAGACAAAAAGCGAATCCTCCCCGTAGCAGCCTTGCTACAAGGTGACTATGGTTATGAAGGGCTCTTTACAAGCGTACCCGTTATGTTAGGAGCCAATGGTATAGAAAAGATTTTTGAGATTGAACTGACAGAAGAAGAAAAGGAGCTCTTTGCCAAATCAGTCCAATCTGTCAGAAGCGTTATGGCCATCACAGGCTATTAA
- a CDS encoding NAD(P)/FAD-dependent oxidoreductase: protein MKKAEILVLGAGYGGIMTTLHLQKMLASEEASITLVNKHPYHYQTTLLHENAAGTAHQDQNRVNIEEVIDTKRVTFIQDEVTTILTEKKQVLLKNGRTLSYDYLVVALGFEPATFGIPGLKEHSFCIRSINEARKIREHIQCTFARYHHEKRDEMLTIVVGGAGFTGIEFVGELVERVPVLCKEFDIDPQKVRIINVEAGPTILPGFAPELVEYAYNYLKSRGVEFYLKSMLKACHSDGVTIAQGEQEEIIKADTVVWTGGVQGNSLVSQSGFPTQRGRVEVRKDLRAPHDDHTFVIGDCSVLYDQESGRPYPPSAQVTIQQAETCANNIKALLKGEALQDIKIEIKGTVASLGSEEAIGVVFGKMLVGKKAVLMKKIIDNRYLFMLGGLGLLLKKGKLKLF from the coding sequence ATGAAAAAAGCAGAAATTCTAGTTCTCGGTGCCGGGTATGGTGGCATAATGACCACACTGCACCTACAGAAAATGCTTGCCAGCGAAGAAGCGTCCATTACACTGGTCAATAAGCATCCTTACCATTACCAAACAACACTGCTTCATGAAAATGCAGCAGGAACAGCCCATCAGGATCAGAACCGTGTAAACATCGAAGAAGTGATTGATACGAAGCGTGTTACCTTTATTCAAGATGAAGTTACTACGATTCTAACGGAGAAAAAGCAAGTCCTCTTGAAAAACGGTAGAACCTTGTCATATGACTATCTCGTCGTCGCTTTAGGCTTTGAACCAGCTACTTTTGGCATACCAGGCTTGAAAGAGCACTCCTTTTGCATACGAAGTATTAACGAAGCACGCAAGATTCGTGAACATATTCAATGTACCTTTGCCAGATATCACCATGAAAAGCGCGATGAGATGCTCACGATTGTTGTAGGTGGCGCTGGCTTTACAGGTATAGAGTTTGTTGGTGAACTAGTAGAAAGAGTTCCTGTTCTATGCAAGGAATTTGATATTGATCCCCAAAAAGTTAGAATCATTAACGTTGAAGCAGGTCCCACGATTTTACCGGGCTTTGCACCGGAGTTGGTAGAATATGCATACAACTACTTGAAAAGTCGTGGTGTAGAGTTTTATCTGAAAAGTATGTTAAAAGCCTGTCATAGCGATGGTGTGACGATTGCACAAGGGGAACAAGAAGAAATAATTAAGGCCGATACAGTCGTCTGGACAGGCGGTGTTCAAGGCAACTCTTTGGTAAGTCAATCGGGCTTTCCTACACAGCGAGGTCGCGTAGAAGTGCGTAAAGACTTACGAGCACCTCATGACGATCATACTTTTGTAATTGGTGACTGTTCTGTCCTTTACGATCAAGAATCAGGACGTCCCTACCCCCCATCCGCACAAGTTACGATTCAACAAGCTGAAACCTGTGCCAACAATATCAAGGCGCTACTAAAAGGAGAAGCACTTCAAGACATAAAAATTGAAATCAAAGGAACGGTTGCATCTCTAGGAAGTGAAGAAGCAATTGGTGTCGTCTTCGGAAAAATGCTTGTAGGCAAAAAAGCCGTACTGATGAAAAAAATCATCGACAATCGCTACCTTTTTATGCTTGGTGGCTTAGGCTTGCTCTTAAAAAAGGGCAAACTAAAACTATTCTAA
- a CDS encoding indolepyruvate oxidoreductase subunit beta: MSGVLNILFVGVGGQGAILASKILSHVALSKGWDVKLSEIHGMAQRGGSVVTQVRMGEIVFSPTIEAGDVHILVAFEKLEAYRWAHMLKKDGKAIVNDQRIEPLPVLIGAAKYPDSILDDLNSSIQNVTVIPALDLATEAGNAKATNVVLMGILAAHMDIPLERWQEALEAKVPAKLLEVNKKAFMAGYNFAVK, encoded by the coding sequence ATGTCAGGAGTCTTAAATATTCTCTTTGTAGGTGTTGGCGGTCAAGGTGCCATCTTGGCTTCAAAAATTTTATCTCATGTTGCTTTGAGCAAAGGATGGGATGTAAAACTTTCAGAGATTCATGGTATGGCACAACGGGGTGGATCTGTTGTGACCCAGGTCAGAATGGGTGAAATAGTTTTTTCACCGACCATTGAAGCTGGAGACGTCCATATTCTTGTTGCTTTCGAAAAGCTAGAAGCCTATCGTTGGGCTCACATGCTAAAAAAAGATGGCAAAGCAATTGTAAACGATCAGCGCATTGAACCGTTGCCTGTGCTTATTGGTGCTGCCAAGTATCCAGATAGCATACTGGACGACCTAAACAGCTCTATACAGAACGTAACGGTGATACCCGCCCTTGATTTGGCTACAGAAGCAGGGAATGCAAAAGCAACGAATGTCGTTTTAATGGGGATTCTAGCTGCTCATATGGATATCCCTCTTGAAAGATGGCAGGAAGCGCTAGAAGCCAAAGTACCTGCAAAATTATTAGAAGTGAATAAAAAAGCTTTCATGGCTGGCTATAACTTTGCTGTGAAGTAA
- a CDS encoding MerR family transcriptional regulator, with product MAFDEKGFYNIKAVENMTGVAAGTLRVWEQRYQVIRPERNRAGYRVYSQEDVQTIQWLAQQVKNGVTIGQAVKMLHQRDNLLPISPIMDMGKDIVDDIKDRIIKALDDYDEQSAGFALEEALSLFSMERVSLDIILPILHNLGDRWSKQEITVAQEHFSSNFFRARLGTMLSALPSNREMPIVMTGCIAEEQHELGLLIFSIYLRRRGFRVIYLGQNVPMEDMMQAFTELRPRIVAFSVGTAQALTTMVQLKEKLEKLAEEMDMNLKLAIGGRGIDFSKEKQEEIGDAYTGRTTEKWDEWLRKLNKKAIDASA from the coding sequence GTGGCTTTTGATGAGAAAGGTTTCTATAACATTAAAGCAGTAGAAAATATGACTGGTGTTGCAGCAGGTACCCTTAGAGTCTGGGAACAGCGTTATCAAGTTATCAGGCCAGAAAGAAATCGTGCTGGCTATCGTGTCTACTCTCAAGAAGACGTACAAACCATTCAATGGTTAGCACAGCAAGTAAAAAACGGTGTTACAATTGGCCAAGCCGTAAAAATGCTTCACCAGCGAGACAATCTTCTGCCGATTAGTCCGATCATGGATATGGGCAAAGATATTGTTGATGATATAAAAGATAGAATTATAAAAGCTTTAGATGACTACGATGAACAAAGTGCAGGATTTGCTCTCGAAGAAGCCTTAAGCCTCTTTAGCATGGAAAGAGTGTCCCTAGATATCATTTTGCCGATTCTTCACAATTTGGGCGATCGCTGGTCCAAGCAAGAAATCACAGTAGCCCAAGAGCACTTTTCTTCGAACTTCTTCCGGGCTCGTCTTGGAACCATGCTTAGCGCCTTGCCCTCTAACCGCGAGATGCCTATCGTAATGACAGGCTGTATCGCTGAAGAACAACATGAACTTGGGCTCTTGATTTTTTCGATTTACTTGCGAAGAAGAGGCTTTAGGGTCATTTACTTAGGTCAAAATGTGCCAATGGAAGATATGATGCAAGCTTTTACAGAACTGCGGCCTCGGATTGTTGCTTTTTCTGTGGGTACGGCTCAAGCGCTAACTACAATGGTTCAACTGAAAGAAAAACTAGAAAAACTCGCCGAGGAGATGGATATGAACCTAAAGCTGGCCATTGGAGGACGAGGTATCGACTTTTCTAAAGAAAAGCAAGAGGAAATCGGCGATGCCTACACAGGCAGAACGACAGAGAAGTGGGATGAATGGCTACGTAAGTTGAATAAAAAAGCAATAGACGCATCTGCTTGA
- a CDS encoding mechanosensitive ion channel family protein → MENLLYLDTLFKDLVIATTIFFFFLLLRKIFTRYVYQLILRILHKTETEFITRIFLAFEKPSQFFFIFIGIYVSLKYVDLSPYYQDLSLKFFRSALIALIAWGLYNLSDVYTGIFSTLEKRLSVEFNEILVSFFSKVLRVIVVLFAASIIAQEWGYRVEGLVAGLGLGGLAFALAAQNTLSNIFGGVVIIMDRPFSIGDWIKTPSVEGTVEDISFRSTKVRTFAQALVTVPNSTLANEAITNWSRMGKRQIAFHVGVTYDTTREQMEKTVASIKDMLVNHPEVHPETIFVVFDKYNDSSLDIFLYFFTKTTVWGEFLAVKQDVNLKIMEILEENNVSVAFPTTTVHVEKSSEEELSFRKMPLA, encoded by the coding sequence GTGGAAAACCTATTATACCTGGATACACTTTTTAAAGATCTTGTGATAGCGACAACCATATTCTTTTTCTTCCTTTTACTTCGCAAAATTTTTACTCGTTACGTTTATCAGTTGATCCTAAGAATCCTTCACAAGACGGAAACGGAGTTTATCACTCGCATTTTCCTTGCTTTTGAAAAACCTTCGCAGTTTTTCTTTATATTTATCGGTATTTACGTTTCACTGAAATACGTTGACTTATCGCCTTACTATCAAGATCTATCTCTGAAATTCTTCCGCTCTGCCCTGATTGCTTTAATCGCCTGGGGGCTTTATAACCTTAGTGATGTTTATACGGGCATTTTCAGCACTCTAGAGAAGCGGCTCAGTGTAGAGTTTAATGAGATTTTAGTTTCTTTTTTCTCTAAGGTACTTCGAGTGATCGTTGTTTTGTTTGCTGCTAGTATTATTGCCCAAGAGTGGGGCTATCGAGTAGAAGGGCTTGTTGCCGGTCTAGGTTTAGGTGGCTTGGCTTTTGCACTGGCCGCTCAGAATACCTTGTCCAACATTTTTGGTGGCGTAGTCATTATCATGGACAGGCCTTTTTCCATCGGTGATTGGATTAAAACGCCCAGTGTGGAAGGTACTGTAGAGGATATTAGTTTTCGCAGCACCAAGGTTCGAACTTTTGCCCAGGCTCTTGTCACGGTACCCAATTCTACGCTGGCCAATGAAGCGATTACGAATTGGTCACGGATGGGAAAACGGCAAATTGCTTTCCATGTCGGTGTTACATATGATACGACGCGTGAACAAATGGAAAAAACGGTCGCTTCTATCAAGGATATGCTTGTCAATCATCCTGAGGTTCACCCCGAGACTATCTTCGTTGTCTTTGACAAATACAATGATAGTAGCCTCGATATCTTCCTTTATTTCTTTACAAAGACCACAGTTTGGGGCGAGTTCTTAGCTGTAAAGCAAGATGTAAATCTTAAGATTATGGAAATTCTTGAAGAGAACAATGTATCGGTAGCTTTCCCCACTACAACAGTCCATGTGGAAAAGTCCTCAGAAGAAGAGCTTTCTTTTCGGAAAATGCCTCTCGCTTAA
- the sugE gene encoding quaternary ammonium compound efflux SMR transporter SugE, whose protein sequence is MAWLYLFIAGLFEVLWAIGLKYSEGFSRLWPSIGTLCAMVLSFFLLAQALKSLPLGTAYAVWTGIGAIGTVLLGIVLFGESRELSRLFFILLILIGIVGLKITSTTS, encoded by the coding sequence CTGGCTTGGCTTTATCTTTTTATAGCAGGTCTTTTTGAAGTACTTTGGGCGATTGGGCTAAAATATTCCGAAGGCTTTAGTCGACTATGGCCTTCTATAGGTACCCTTTGCGCGATGGTTTTAAGCTTTTTCTTGCTTGCGCAAGCATTGAAGTCCTTGCCTTTAGGTACGGCCTATGCAGTGTGGACAGGTATTGGTGCGATAGGCACGGTCTTGCTGGGTATTGTACTTTTTGGGGAGTCAAGAGAACTATCTCGTCTTTTTTTTATTTTGCTCATTCTAATTGGAATTGTTGGCTTGAAGATTACATCTACAACATCTTGA
- the htpX gene encoding protease HtpX, with product MFKRIGLFLLVNFLVLLTIVIMTSLLGVGGYITAYGIDYGSLLVFAAIVGFSGSFISLALSRWMAKKMMNVRVLDPNGNLTSEEYRIVQLVHNMSRQSGITKMPEVGIYDSPEVNAFATGATKNSSLVAVSTGLLNRMDDAAVEGVLAHEVAHIANGDMVTMALIQGVVNTFVVFISRILAYAVSTFVREEYATIVHFASIIFFQIFFSILGSIAVMAFSRYREFHADRGGAMLAGKEKMIHALQSLKQNVQLVDTDQQALQTMKINGGASKWTKLFSSHPDLDDRIRSLQSL from the coding sequence ATGTTCAAACGTATCGGTTTGTTCTTACTCGTTAACTTTCTAGTTCTATTAACCATTGTAATTATGACTAGTTTGCTGGGCGTTGGAGGATACATCACTGCCTATGGCATTGATTATGGAAGCCTCCTCGTTTTTGCAGCCATTGTAGGCTTCTCCGGTTCATTTATCTCTTTGGCCCTTTCTCGCTGGATGGCCAAGAAAATGATGAACGTTCGCGTTCTCGATCCCAATGGGAATTTAACATCCGAAGAATATCGAATTGTTCAACTTGTCCATAATATGTCTCGCCAATCGGGAATTACGAAAATGCCAGAAGTCGGTATCTATGATTCCCCTGAGGTGAATGCCTTTGCCACAGGAGCAACGAAAAACAGTTCTCTTGTTGCTGTATCAACAGGCTTACTCAATCGTATGGATGATGCGGCTGTTGAAGGTGTTCTCGCTCATGAAGTAGCTCATATTGCCAATGGCGATATGGTGACGATGGCACTGATCCAAGGCGTTGTTAACACCTTTGTAGTCTTTATTTCCCGTATTCTAGCTTACGCAGTTTCTACCTTTGTTCGTGAAGAGTATGCTACTATCGTTCACTTTGCTTCGATTATCTTCTTCCAGATCTTCTTCTCTATCCTCGGCAGTATTGCTGTCATGGCCTTCTCGCGCTATCGTGAATTCCATGCCGACCGCGGTGGCGCTATGCTAGCGGGCAAAGAGAAGATGATTCATGCCTTACAATCTCTGAAGCAAAATGTACAACTTGTCGATACAGATCAGCAAGCTTTACAGACCATGAAGATCAACGGTGGCGCCAGCAAGTGGACCAAGCTATTCTCCAGTCACCCCGATCTTGACGATCGCATTCGTAGCTTACAGTCTCTATAA